The Vicia villosa cultivar HV-30 ecotype Madison, WI linkage group LG1, Vvil1.0, whole genome shotgun sequence genome includes a region encoding these proteins:
- the LOC131601478 gene encoding uncharacterized protein LOC131601478 — MDLWLKLRRTFILLSTRIKLRKSGIVARCQSGSVVKFSGDVGETVGGLLNLRDEVEMCGYKDVEVMWNMLSLSLTHEPIKTARSSKPKFLRGGCKQRLNSRLLFWTNHNT, encoded by the exons ATGGATTTGTGGCTTAAGCTTAGAAGAACTTTCATCCTTCTCTCCACCAGAATCAAGCTTCGCAAATCCG GGATTGTTGCTAGATGCCAAAGTGGCAGTGTGGTTAAATTCAGCGGCGATGTGGGTGAAACTGTTGGTGGATTGTTGAATCTTCGAGATGAAGTGGAAATGTGCGGTTACAAAGATGTGGAGGTTATGTGGAACATGTTAAGCTTAAGCCTCACGCATGAGCCAATAAAAACCGCAAGAAGTAGTAAACCAAAATTTCTAAGGGGTGGTTGCAAGCAAAGATTGAATTCGAGGCTGTTGTTTTGGACTAACCATAACACATAA